The following proteins come from a genomic window of Nocardiopsis sp. YSL2:
- a CDS encoding metal ABC transporter ATP-binding protein, whose product MTAAIEVTGATVRYGDVLALDDVGLTVAPGRVCGLLGTNGSGKSTLFKTILGLVPTDRGRVRILGHTGTTARRRGLVGYVPQAEQVDWAFPVRVRDVVMMGRYGHMGLRRRARPADTRAVEHALARTDLTDLADRQIGALSGGQRKRAFVARAIAQEADVLLLDEPFAGVDKRSEATITELLLQLRDSGRTLLVSTHDLAQVPALCDEAVLLQRHVIARGSPEEVLRPETLMAAFGIAAQEEETPWTP is encoded by the coding sequence ATGACCGCGGCCATCGAGGTCACCGGCGCCACCGTCCGCTACGGCGACGTCCTGGCCCTGGACGACGTCGGACTCACCGTCGCCCCCGGCCGCGTCTGCGGCCTGCTGGGCACCAACGGCTCCGGAAAGTCCACCCTGTTCAAGACCATCCTCGGGCTGGTTCCCACCGACCGGGGCCGGGTGCGCATCCTCGGTCACACCGGCACCACCGCACGGCGCCGCGGCCTGGTCGGCTACGTCCCCCAGGCCGAACAGGTCGACTGGGCCTTCCCCGTCCGCGTCCGCGACGTGGTGATGATGGGCCGCTACGGACACATGGGGCTGCGGCGCCGCGCCCGCCCCGCCGACACCCGGGCCGTCGAGCACGCCCTGGCCCGCACCGACCTCACCGACCTGGCCGACCGCCAGATCGGTGCGCTCTCCGGCGGCCAGCGCAAACGCGCCTTCGTCGCCCGCGCCATCGCCCAGGAGGCGGACGTACTCCTGCTGGACGAACCCTTCGCCGGGGTCGACAAGCGCTCGGAGGCCACCATCACCGAACTGCTGCTCCAGCTGCGCGACAGCGGTCGCACCCTGCTGGTCTCCACCCACGACCTGGCCCAGGTGCCCGCCCTGTGCGACGAGGCGGTCCTGCTCCAACGCCACGTCATCGCACGCGGCAGCCCCGAGGAGGTCCTGCGCCCGGAGACCCTCATGGCGGCCTTCGGCATCGCGGCCCAGGAGGAGGAGACCCCGTGGACACCCTGA
- a CDS encoding MerR family transcriptional regulator has translation MEHTVGEVARMSGQTVRTLHHYDRIGLLVPAGRTASGYRHYSDDDVERLRQILTYRELGFGLDRIAEILDDPGADTRTHLARQHALVTQRIERLRAIARGLEHLMEADTMHLDLTAAERLELFGDFDVDAHAEEARRRWGGDAFAESQRRAGSYTKADWDRHNAEADEIYRALAGLLAEGAPADGQAAMDLAERHRAHITLWFYDCTTEIHRGLGELYASDERFTATVDAHAQGLSTFLREAFAANADRQEARRDR, from the coding sequence TTGGAACACACCGTCGGCGAGGTCGCGCGGATGAGCGGGCAGACCGTGCGAACACTGCACCACTACGACCGGATCGGACTGCTCGTGCCCGCCGGACGCACCGCGTCGGGATACCGCCACTACAGCGACGACGACGTGGAACGGCTCCGGCAGATCCTCACCTACCGCGAACTCGGCTTCGGACTGGACCGGATCGCCGAGATCCTCGACGACCCCGGCGCCGACACCCGTACCCACCTGGCCCGCCAGCACGCGTTGGTGACCCAGCGCATCGAACGGCTGCGCGCGATCGCACGCGGCCTCGAACACCTGATGGAGGCCGACACCATGCACCTCGACCTGACCGCCGCGGAACGCCTCGAACTCTTCGGCGACTTCGACGTCGACGCCCACGCCGAGGAGGCGCGTCGGCGCTGGGGCGGCGACGCCTTCGCCGAGTCCCAGCGCCGCGCGGGCTCCTACACCAAAGCCGACTGGGACCGGCACAACGCCGAGGCCGACGAGATCTACCGCGCCCTGGCCGGACTCCTGGCCGAGGGCGCGCCCGCCGACGGCCAGGCCGCCATGGACCTGGCCGAGCGGCACCGCGCGCACATCACCCTCTGGTTCTACGATTGCACCACCGAGATCCACCGCGGCCTCGGGGAGCTGTACGCCTCCGACGAGCGCTTCACCGCCACCGTCGACGCCCACGCCCAGGGGCTGAGCACCTTCCTGCGCGAGGCCTTCGCCGCCAACGCCGACCGCCAGGAGGCACGCCGGGACCGCTGA
- a CDS encoding SDR family oxidoreductase — translation MSEQPILVLGATGTTGRRVAELLGAQGYPVRAASRRGRVPFDWSEPGTWEGALDGAGAVYLMAPDGVPVDPAFVRLAVDQGVRRVVLLSSRAIEEMGDQRLLAAERTVRGSGADWTVLRCDWFDQNFDEGFFRESVRAGRITLPVGGVRQAFVDAGDIAAVAAAALTGGGHAGRVYEVTGPRALTFGEAAEAISAAAGYPVVFEGDPEAFVREQVVAGLPEEEARGAAQAFAALRAMGDAEPGGDVLRVTGRAPKDFADYAADAAPAWRDY, via the coding sequence ATGAGTGAACAACCGATTCTCGTGCTGGGGGCCACCGGGACCACCGGGCGGCGGGTGGCCGAACTCCTGGGCGCCCAGGGCTATCCCGTGCGGGCGGCTTCGCGGCGCGGCAGGGTGCCGTTCGACTGGTCCGAGCCCGGCACGTGGGAGGGCGCGCTCGACGGGGCGGGCGCCGTGTACCTGATGGCGCCGGACGGAGTGCCGGTGGATCCGGCGTTCGTGCGCTTGGCGGTGGACCAGGGTGTGCGGCGTGTGGTCCTGCTGTCGAGCCGGGCGATCGAGGAGATGGGCGACCAGCGCCTGCTGGCGGCCGAGCGCACGGTGCGCGGGAGCGGCGCGGACTGGACGGTGCTGCGCTGCGACTGGTTCGACCAGAACTTCGACGAGGGGTTCTTCCGCGAGTCGGTGCGCGCCGGGCGCATCACCCTGCCGGTGGGCGGGGTGCGGCAGGCGTTCGTGGACGCGGGTGACATCGCGGCGGTGGCGGCCGCGGCGCTGACCGGAGGCGGGCACGCGGGCCGTGTGTACGAGGTCACGGGGCCGCGTGCGCTGACGTTCGGGGAGGCCGCCGAGGCGATCAGCGCCGCGGCCGGGTATCCGGTGGTGTTCGAGGGCGATCCGGAGGCGTTCGTGCGCGAGCAGGTCGTGGCCGGCCTGCCGGAGGAGGAGGCGCGGGGCGCGGCGCAGGCGTTCGCGGCGCTGAGGGCCATGGGCGACGCCGAACCGGGTGGGGACGTGCTGCGCGTGACGGGGCGCGCGCCCAAGGACTTCGCGGACTACGCCGCGGACGCGGCCCCGGCCTGGCGGGACTACTAG
- a CDS encoding NUDIX hydrolase, protein MRWTVHSEKSLYTDPWIDLRVAEVELPGGRRIAHRLLRRPPGAGVVVCDDRDRVLLLWRHRFIPDTWGYEIPMGGVLPGESAMRAAARETEEETGWRPGPLRPLLYTQPSNGLTDSEHHIFLADSAERVGAPADHWEAERITWLPLARVPELIRERTLVSGTSMNALLYLYATRPRP, encoded by the coding sequence GTGCGCTGGACCGTCCATTCGGAGAAGTCGCTCTACACCGACCCCTGGATCGACCTGCGGGTCGCCGAGGTCGAACTGCCCGGAGGCCGGCGCATCGCCCACCGCCTGCTGCGCCGACCGCCCGGGGCGGGGGTCGTGGTGTGCGACGACCGCGACCGGGTGCTGCTGCTGTGGCGGCACCGGTTCATCCCCGACACCTGGGGCTACGAGATCCCCATGGGCGGCGTCCTGCCGGGGGAGAGCGCGATGCGGGCCGCGGCCCGGGAGACCGAGGAGGAGACCGGCTGGCGGCCGGGCCCCCTGCGCCCGCTGCTGTACACCCAGCCCTCCAACGGCCTCACCGACAGCGAGCACCACATCTTCCTGGCCGACTCCGCCGAGCGCGTGGGCGCCCCCGCCGACCACTGGGAGGCCGAGCGGATCACCTGGCTGCCGCTGGCACGGGTGCCGGAACTGATCAGGGAGCGCACGCTGGTGAGCGGCACGTCGATGAACGCCCTGCTGTACCTGTACGCCACACGGCCGCGGCCCTGA
- a CDS encoding DUF5937 family protein, whose protein sequence is MPRNSANLRIHFSSDDLMRLRLADSAHSMWETLNSLHMLQHRQGALFFDAWRAAVHRAMLDGGPGERALRLLLALAPYGNYCPDFLTPTEPDPDLGIESVLSTPVPRVQEELDTLAAHARSPSPLGWLASGEAGSMRLLGGALRTYHRAALAPFWTRIRAQVHTDLAHRARALREGGSEALLASLGPTARWSRPVLEIDYPFERGLHLRGRGLLLVPSFFCWGRPVALADPGLPPVLVHPIEHTLDWARPAPRSAGLAPLLGSTRSRLLEMVAEGGTCTTTGLARRLTVSPATASKHLNVLREAHLVQSRQEGRYVLHSATALGLGLLRRP, encoded by the coding sequence ATGCCAAGAAACAGCGCAAACCTGCGCATTCATTTCAGCAGTGACGACCTCATGCGTCTGCGCCTGGCCGACTCCGCCCATTCCATGTGGGAGACCCTCAACAGCCTGCACATGCTGCAGCACAGGCAGGGCGCCCTGTTCTTCGACGCGTGGCGCGCGGCCGTGCACCGCGCGATGCTGGACGGCGGCCCCGGGGAACGCGCGCTGCGGCTGCTGTTGGCGCTGGCCCCCTACGGCAACTACTGCCCCGACTTCCTCACCCCGACCGAACCGGACCCCGACCTCGGGATCGAGTCCGTGCTGAGCACACCGGTGCCCCGGGTCCAGGAGGAGCTGGACACGCTGGCCGCCCACGCCCGCTCCCCCTCGCCACTGGGCTGGCTGGCCTCGGGGGAGGCCGGGTCCATGCGCCTGCTCGGCGGCGCCCTGCGCACCTACCACCGGGCGGCGCTCGCGCCGTTCTGGACGCGGATCCGCGCCCAGGTGCACACGGACCTGGCGCACCGGGCGCGCGCCCTGCGCGAGGGGGGCTCCGAAGCGCTCCTGGCCTCCCTGGGCCCCACCGCGCGCTGGAGTCGGCCCGTCCTGGAGATCGACTACCCCTTCGAGCGCGGACTCCACCTGCGGGGGCGCGGCCTGCTCCTGGTACCGTCCTTCTTCTGCTGGGGCAGGCCCGTGGCACTCGCCGACCCCGGCCTCCCGCCCGTACTGGTCCACCCGATCGAACACACCCTGGACTGGGCACGACCGGCTCCGCGCTCCGCCGGGCTCGCGCCGCTCCTGGGGTCCACGCGCTCACGGCTGCTGGAGATGGTGGCCGAGGGCGGGACCTGCACCACGACGGGCCTGGCCCGCAGGCTCACCGTCTCCCCGGCTACGGCGAGCAAGCACCTGAACGTGCTCCGCGAGGCCCACCTGGTCCAGAGCCGCCAGGAGGGCCGGTACGTGCTGCACAGCGCCACCGCCCTGGGCCTGGGACTGCTGCGCAGGCCCTGA
- a CDS encoding bifunctional 2-polyprenyl-6-hydroxyphenol methylase/3-demethylubiquinol 3-O-methyltransferase UbiG — protein MDARYWDEKYGRRERLFSGSPNGVLVTEAAGLEPGQALDAGCGEGADALWLARHGWLVTAVDISLVALARAREATGDLADRVAWARADLTAVPPPARAFDLVSIQYFPLPKQPDHTALHGLLAAVAPGGTLLVVGHGPTDPPHHENGFDPADHYAPSDIAAHLGEDWTVLVDESRPRTAPAPAGTRPTHDAVLRARRLR, from the coding sequence ATGGACGCTCGCTACTGGGACGAGAAGTACGGCCGCCGCGAACGGCTCTTCAGCGGCTCCCCCAACGGCGTGCTCGTGACCGAGGCCGCCGGCCTCGAACCCGGCCAGGCACTCGACGCGGGCTGCGGCGAGGGCGCCGACGCCCTCTGGCTGGCCCGCCACGGATGGCTGGTCACCGCCGTCGACATCTCGCTGGTCGCCCTGGCCCGCGCCCGCGAGGCGACCGGGGACCTGGCCGACCGCGTGGCGTGGGCGCGGGCCGACCTGACCGCGGTCCCGCCGCCCGCCCGCGCGTTCGACCTGGTCTCGATCCAGTACTTCCCGCTGCCCAAGCAGCCGGACCACACCGCGCTACACGGCCTGCTGGCCGCGGTGGCCCCCGGCGGCACCCTGCTCGTGGTCGGCCACGGCCCCACCGACCCGCCACACCACGAGAACGGATTCGACCCGGCCGACCACTACGCGCCCTCCGACATCGCCGCGCACCTGGGCGAGGACTGGACGGTCCTGGTCGACGAGAGCCGCCCGCGCACCGCGCCCGCACCGGCGGGCACCCGACCCACCCACGACGCCGTCCTGCGCGCCCGGCGCCTGCGGTAG
- a CDS encoding thioesterase family protein, with protein MSLDQSAAEFEYDRDTRVDKRDDGVFTAALTDGWTTFTTHPNGGYVLGTALNALSQTLSQPDPLVASAFFLRPAAPGAADVRTRTIREGRRTATGETVLEQGGKEIVRATATYGDLSPDPGARVLALEGPPRLPAPEDCPVLPEFDSAEGVSIAQRVDYRFPERPRWLDGHKDGRPHNEFWMRFADGREADTASLAAMVDFAIPAVLEIGEFSTITVELTVHVRARPAPGWLACRVFTKHVAGGLHEEDMEIWDCQGTLVAQARQLAMLL; from the coding sequence ATGAGCCTTGACCAATCCGCCGCCGAGTTCGAGTACGACCGGGACACCCGCGTCGACAAGCGCGACGACGGCGTGTTCACCGCCGCACTCACCGACGGCTGGACCACCTTCACCACCCACCCCAACGGCGGCTACGTCCTGGGCACCGCGCTCAACGCCCTGAGCCAGACCCTCAGCCAGCCCGATCCCCTGGTCGCCTCCGCCTTCTTCCTGCGCCCGGCCGCGCCCGGCGCCGCCGACGTGCGCACCCGGACCATTCGGGAGGGTCGCCGCACGGCCACGGGTGAGACCGTCCTGGAGCAGGGCGGCAAGGAGATCGTGCGCGCCACCGCCACCTACGGCGACCTCTCCCCCGACCCCGGCGCCAGGGTTCTGGCCCTGGAGGGGCCGCCGCGGCTGCCCGCGCCCGAGGACTGCCCGGTCCTGCCGGAGTTCGACAGCGCCGAGGGCGTGAGCATCGCCCAACGCGTGGACTACCGCTTCCCCGAGCGGCCCCGGTGGCTGGACGGCCACAAGGACGGGCGGCCCCACAACGAGTTCTGGATGCGCTTCGCCGACGGCCGTGAGGCCGACACGGCCTCTCTGGCGGCCATGGTGGACTTCGCCATCCCCGCCGTCCTGGAGATCGGTGAGTTCAGCACCATCACGGTGGAGCTGACCGTGCACGTGCGCGCTCGGCCCGCTCCGGGGTGGCTGGCCTGCCGCGTGTTCACCAAGCACGTCGCCGGCGGCCTGCACGAGGAGGACATGGAGATCTGGGACTGCCAGGGCACGCTGGTGGCCCAGGCGCGCCAGCTGGCCATGCTGCTGTGA
- a CDS encoding metal ABC transporter permease — MDTLITGIVEWFTVPLQFEFVQRALLVGVVAGVACAVLSCWMTLVGWSLMGDAVSHAVLPGVVLSFLFGLPFAVGALVFGAGSVALIGVVNRTSRVKEDAVIGVVFTTMFALGLVLVSRVPSQTDLGHILFGNVLGVSDADIWQVLVLAAVVLAVVWFKHRDLTLYAFDPVHAHAVGINPRLLETLLLGLLSVTVVVALQAVGIILVVAMVIIPGATAYLLTDRFERMLAIAAAVAALAAVTGVYASFHLNVSTGGSIVLAQAAAFTLAYLFSPRQGVLRRRPRRVRSRAAAGS, encoded by the coding sequence GTGGACACCCTGATCACCGGCATCGTGGAGTGGTTCACGGTGCCCTTGCAGTTCGAGTTCGTCCAGCGCGCCCTGCTGGTCGGCGTCGTGGCGGGCGTGGCGTGCGCGGTGCTCTCGTGCTGGATGACCCTGGTGGGCTGGTCGCTGATGGGCGACGCCGTCTCCCACGCCGTCCTGCCCGGTGTCGTTCTGTCCTTCCTGTTCGGGCTGCCGTTCGCCGTGGGCGCCCTGGTCTTCGGCGCCGGGTCGGTGGCCCTGATCGGCGTGGTCAACCGCACCTCCCGGGTCAAGGAGGACGCCGTCATCGGGGTGGTCTTCACAACGATGTTCGCCCTGGGGCTGGTGCTGGTCTCCCGGGTGCCCAGCCAGACCGACCTGGGACACATCCTCTTCGGCAACGTCCTGGGTGTCTCCGACGCCGACATCTGGCAGGTCCTGGTCCTGGCCGCCGTGGTCCTGGCGGTGGTCTGGTTCAAGCACCGCGACCTGACCCTGTACGCCTTCGACCCCGTGCACGCGCACGCCGTGGGCATCAACCCGCGCCTGCTGGAGACGCTGCTGCTCGGTCTGCTGTCGGTGACCGTGGTGGTCGCCCTGCAGGCGGTGGGCATCATCCTGGTGGTGGCCATGGTCATCATCCCCGGCGCCACCGCCTACCTGCTCACCGACCGGTTCGAGCGGATGCTGGCCATCGCCGCCGCCGTGGCCGCGCTGGCGGCCGTGACCGGGGTGTACGCCAGCTTCCACCTCAACGTGTCCACGGGCGGGTCGATCGTGCTCGCCCAGGCGGCCGCGTTCACGCTGGCCTACCTGTTCTCGCCCCGCCAGGGCGTGCTCCGGCGACGCCCCCGCCGTGTGCGGTCCCGGGCCGCCGCGGGGTCCTGA